TTCTGAAAATATTTGCAACTTTTGAAAATTACATTATCTAACTGTTCATACTCCCTAAAAAAAAGAAGATTTAAAGGAAGTTGCTGGAAAACACAAGAAGCTTATATTTTCAGTAACTTCAATTTTATTAGGATGGTTTTTTTATATATTATAATTTGATATTTTATACACTCAGGACTAATTTTTGAACAAAAAAAAGGCAACTTCATAAGAAATCGCTGTTTTTTTGAGGCTTACTTCTTCTCATCAAATGTAGAATGTTCCATATATCCAATCTTTTTAAGTTTCAAACGAAACTCGAACCCATTTGCACTTTCTGATCAAATCGGAGACCCTATCATCTCCCAACTTACCCCTTTTCCAAATATAGCTTCAAATTTCTCAGAATCGGGATTAGATGCTTAGCATACAAAAACTTTTATGAACTATCCAAAGGTTTTGTTATTGTTTTTTCATATCCCAATAAAGATATTTTTTACCCATATTATAGTACCAACGATATCATTTTAATCGGTGATAACGATACAATTAAACCTAAAATAAAAATAGTCACGTTTACAGTTTCGCAAGACAACAAAAAAAGCAAGAATCGCTAAACTCTTGCTATCACTGATGCCGAGGACCGGTTTCGAACCGGTACGAAGGTTACCCTTCGCAGGATTTTAAGTTTCAAATTTAGCGATTTTTATAGCTTTCTAAAAGTTTAAAACGCTCTACAATCACATTTAACAGCACTTCTATTTTTGTACATTTGCTTAAAACTCTGGTTTTTGGTCAAACTTTGGGAAAGTCATATATTCCTTGGAAGGTATATAATAAATTAGACACGAAGTTAAGAGAATTCGTGAAAGGTTTATTATGGCACGTCCAAAATACACAAGTCGTGGACTCAAAATGAAATAAAAGCGGATTGAAACTTGTCCAAAAGCTGATGCATGAGCAAGAATTAAAATCAGTTGTAAATAAGAAATTCAAAGCTGCTAAAAGTCAGTCAAATAATATTTCAAGAGACAAACTCATAGTTAATGAACCTAGTCACGTCAACCAAGTTCAGGGATTAAAGTATTTAACACCCTATGAATTTGAAAATAAACAGAAAATTATAGCCGCTTAGGCATAAAGGAAATTTACTTATTCTGCTGTCTAATTTCTTGACTTAATGTCAATACTTTTTTATTTTTCTGTATAGATATTTACTTTACTATGACATATACCTAAATAAAAATAAAGGAGTACCATACATTACTATTTGATTTGATTTAACAAATATCGCCTCTACTACTATATTCTTTTCCGCATAGATATTATTAAAAATTTTCAGACATAAAATACTCATTAATAATTCGTTGCTTTTAAACTTCTTCCCACATTGAAAATCTTGACCAAGATTAACATGACCAACAAGTGCACTTAAAACAATATAAGCTCCAGCAATATTAGTCTCTTTACAAATTATTGATACAATATTGTCAACAATAGACAATTCCACTTCTTTGCGTAAGTTCTCATTAATAAATAGTTTCTTAGACATTTTCTTTCCCTTTATATTTTTTCAGAAACTACTTTATTCTTTGATATTAAATAAAAGGTTTTGTTGAAATTTCTGTAAAAGTTCCATTTAAAGTATCGACTTGGTAATATAGTATATTTTCAGTGTTTACAGAGCATATACCAATGACTAGATCATTTACCTTAGTATAGCTCATATTTAAGTCACAACTATTTGAACATTTTATAATTGCCTCTCTCTTCAACCATTTTTGATAAAACATTTTCTTTCTATCTTCTAGCATTAAGTGTTTATTAGATCCGATAAATTTATCATAAGTTTGTTCCTTCCTATCTATATATATTTCTGCATCTAATCCAATAGAAAGTGATGCTATACCTAAAACATAGTAATTACCCGAATGAGATAGGCTTATGAAAAAAGGAAGATTCCTAAATTTATGAACGGAAGTGAAAAAAGACTGAGAAGAAATTTGTTCAGAAAGTCCCTTCATTTTTAGAATTCCATAAACAAAATGACTTCCAACAACCAATTTTCTCTTTGTTGATTTACGACTTGCTTCTTCAAAACGTTTTAAACGTTCACCTGATAAACAATTTTCTAAAGAATTAGTTTTATCTTCAAAAATATATATTTCAATTTCTTTCATTGAGAAAACTCTCTACCTCGATAAGTATATTATTTAATGAACGAGAGGACTCCCTTACTATTTCATATCTAATTTCTTCAATAGAATTAGCATAGGATTGAAGAGACTTATAAAAGTTGAAAACAGAAGATTGAATCTCTTCTAAGTTTGATTCTTTATTCAGAAAAGCACATGCTCCTAGTTTACTAAATTTTTTTATATTCCACATTTGTTCATTAAACATGGGAACACCTATAAAAGGTATCCCTTGTTCAGCCATTGCATAAACAGTTCCTTGCCCCCCATGTATAATAGCGAAATGTATCTTATCTTTCAGATTTTTAAAGTCAATGAGATTTACAAACTCCACATCCTTATCTTTAAAATTATATTTTTCACCAAAGGTTGTTAAGATATAAGGGAAATCATTCGGTAATTTTTCTACAAACTTTTGAACCCAATTTGGGTCAGAAGACGTTCCAAAACTTAAGAGTACTTTCTTTCTCTGCACCTTGAGTATAGGTAACTTCTCAATCTTTTTATTAGGTTTAAAGATTATGGGACCGACCACTTTTAACGAGGATTTTTTTATGTCATAGAATTTACTATAATCAGATATTAAATTTAAATCACCAGTAAAAAGCTCCAAAGCATTTTTCATTGTTTCAGAATTATGATTTTTTAAGTATCGATTCCAAGTTTCTACATTTTTAGAATAATTATTAATTAATTTTTTTAATGTATTTTTTACTTTTTCTGTCTGATACTTTGTCTTTTTATGATATGGTATGACACCTTGAATATTATCAACAATCTCATCAATTTGTATAGCACCTGATAAAATCCAAACCAAAGGTATTTTTTCTATTTTACAACTTATTACAATGCTTAATCTATAGCCTGTAAAAACCGCATCAAAGATATTTTTCTGAAGGAAAGCACGTTCTGCATTACAAATTACAGAAATTTCTTCATCAGACAAGAAGTTAAAATCAGTATCAAAAGAAAAAAACTTCCGATATCGTGTCTTATCGTATATATTTTTATCTTCTTTAAGGCTATGAAATATATATTTTGAATTTTTAAATAGAAAAGAGTAATAAACTTCTCCTAATATATGAATCTCATAGCCAGATTTGAAAAAATAATCAGCAATTTGTGACATGCGTTGACTTTCTCCTAAATTCATCATAAAGGGTGCAAATAAAAACTTTTTCAATAATGTACCTCCTCGTAATAAGAAATGGTGTATAAAATAAGATAGTGCTAAATTTATATTATTTCCGAATAATCATAAATGATACTCCTCCAAAATGAGAATACGAAAGAATGATATAATATCCTGGAGAAAACGAGGAATCATTCAAAAGAAAAGGGATCTCCTCTCCAGCACCATCTGAAGAAAATCCTAAATCATATTTACATACGTTAATGTTTAATAGGCTATCTAAAGACTCAAAAATTTCATATTCTACGGCAGAAGTTTTTTTATTACCATTCCATACGACTTCTCTTATATCTCCCAATTCAAGTCCTATATCTGTAATTTTATCTTTTATAGCAGAGATTATTTTATTTCCAATATATTTTGGAGAATTACTTTTATTATCGTATTTTATTTGTTCGGAACAAATAATTTTGTGAGTATTTGCTTCATCATGTGATGATAAAATCATAGCTTGACAATAATCTGCAGCAACAAATGTATCACCATCATATCCTAAAGTTTCCCAAGCCAGAAGAGATAAGTCAGTCCATTGAGTCGCAGACACAAGTACAATATATTCTAAGCCTTCATTTTTCATAAGCTCTCTAGAATATATTTCTCCATCAATAAACCCAACATTTGAAGAAATAACAGAAACTGGTCCTTTAATCCCAAAAAGAATAGAAAGCATACCAGCCGCTGCATTCATAACAGTAAATGGAAACTTTGCTGCCGACACTTTATTATATCCATCTCTTTGAATTTGATTTTCAATATCTTCCACCACTTCAATAGGTCCTGTAGTCGTACTAAAAAGTATACCTATTTTGCTAGAATCGATTTTTTTTATATTTAAACCACTTCGATCAATTGCTACTGCTACAGTATTTGCTATCATTTTTGAAAAACGATCCATTTTCCTGAACTGAGCTGGATTTAATCTTGAGGATTTTGTTTTATCAATATATCTTAACCCTTCTATTTTAGAAAAATCTGCCGTAATTATTTCGTACATTTCCTTCTTATCACTAGAATTTTCTATTGTAGATGCGAAAGACAAAACATTTGGTTGAACAGATTCCTGAACTTTATACGTTTCTTCAGAAACAGTATCTCTGGCTAAAAGTATGCCGCTATTATTTCCTCCAAAAGCAAAAGACAGATTCAAAGCATAGTCTATTTCTTTTTCAATACTGTCTCTCATGACAAAACGGTTACTATTTTCTTGAAAATCTACTTTTGTAGCAGGTATCTTATTTTCTTGAATAGCTAAAATACAGTTTATTATCTCAAGTATCCCAGCTGCGCCAAGTGCATGCCCTGTACTTCCTTTTGTACTACTTATCTTGGTAGATTCTGGAAAAATTTTATCAAACATTGATTTTTCCATATTATCATTTGCTTTGGTCCCAGTACCATGCCCATTAATATAATCTATTTTATTTAGAGGTACTACTGACTGAAAAGATATATTTTCTGCAACACGAATTGCACCTTCCCCCGTGGACTTAGGAGCTGTGATATGATAACCATCAGAAGTTATTGATCCAGCTAGTATCTTCCCAAAACCTCTCGGTCTATCTCTTTCTAAAACAACAAATCCTGCACCTTCACCTAAACTAATTCCTTTACCAGTAGAGTATGGCTGACAAGCAGATTCTTTATTAATTGCTCCAAGTGAGCTAAATCCAGCTAAAGAAATATCACTCAATTCATCACACCCACCACATATAGCTATATCACATTTATTATCTTGTAAAAGCTGCATTCCCAGAATAACAGCATTGTTACTTGCTGAACATGCTGTAGAAATAACATAATAACTTGCATCATTAAAACCATAGTGTTGAATGAGTTGATCGGCTATATTATGAAGTTGTCTCTCTTCAAATACATGTTTCGGTATAGTATAATTTCCTTTTTTAAATTGATAGAAGGCGGCTTGACCAGGTATTTTACCTCCTAGTGATGTCCCTAAGCAAATTGCAATTCTCGTATGCTTTATATCTTTATTAAAATTAGCAGATTGAATGGCCTCGTCAAAAGCAGAAAAAGCCATTTTAAAATTTTTAGATTGTTTTTGATATTTTTCTGGTATATCTGAAATGTTAGATACCTGTCCAACAAACGCTTGTAACTCATGCTTCCCATTGGTAAATCTTTTTCTATTTATGGTATGTTTTTTAGAAAACAAATTCCTTTTATGTTCTTCTAAGTTAAATCCAAGAGATGATATTACTCCAACTCCTGTAATATTTATATTTGTTTTCATTTCTTTACCAACTTTCAGGGATGACATATGGATTTGAAAGAGTTGTAAGTTCTGTACCATTTTCTGTACATAAGTGGATACCCGAATGAGCATAATATGAATCTACAAAAAGGAGCCCAATATAATTTCTATCTGCCTTACCATCTATATTTTCCTTAACATAATGAATTTTTCCTATTTGTTGTTTATCAAAATAAACTATATCATTTTCACAAACTTTATTGGCAGAAGAAAAGGCAATACTTTGCATAGTAGAATTGTCAATTTTATTTAAAAGTGCTTTTTTCCCCCTAAAGTCTTCTTTCGTAAAATCTAAATTCCAAGAATATCCCAATTCAAATAAATTATTTCTACTTTTAAATATGTTTGACAACGGATGATTGACTTCAAACTTCACATAATCCTCCAGTTCTTTATCAAATTGCTTCACTCCCTTTAAATGTATTTTAATGAATTCCTCTAGATTATCAGAATTTATAAGAAATTGATAACCAAATTCTCCTGAAAATCCAAATCTTGACAAGATAATTTCTGAATTTTCAAATTGTGATAAGATAATTGCTCGAAAATTTAAGGTTGAAATATCATAATTATAAAAATGCTGAGCAATTTCTCCAGAATTTTTTCCTTCAATTTGAATCAATGTTTTTTCTTGTGAGATCTCTTTAATTTCAAAGCCTTCACTATTCGTAAATAATGATAATAAGTCTCCTTCAGAAAACAATAAGTATTTATCTTCTAGTTTATAAAAAAACACCTCATCAAATACCTGTCCGTCTTCATTGAGTATAAATGAATACCCTGACGTATCTATATCTATAAATTCTAAAATTTTAGGAATATAATACTCTAAAATCTCTTCTGCCCTATCTCCAGTGATTTCAAATATATTTCCATCGAATGTCTTCCATGATTTGTTTTTTCTAAAATCAGTATAATTTTTATTATCCATAGTTCTTATCCTCCAATAAATTGAGATATTTTCACATTTTGAGATACTGATTCTTGATTCGGTATCACACAGCGAATTTTTAATTTGTTATTTTCCTTATATGAGTAGATACTTCCCTTAAATATCTTAAAAGATGTATATTGACTATTGGCCTCCTCAAATATAAGTAACTCTTCATCAATTTCCCATGTAGGCCCCTTATTACTATATAAATAGCTCTCTCCATACTTAAAGAATTGAACTTTACTTGCACAAACATAGTCAAATTCAAAAATTGTATATGCAGAAGAATTATTAGAAAAATTTTGTAGCATTAAACTCTCTGCATTCTGATTTAGAACATAGTTCATTTTATTCTTGGTTTCATGTACATCATACCGAATAGATGAATTCATAGTTTGTCCATAGCACTTTATATTTTTTAATAAGTGACCACTAAAATTGACTTTTTTCAATAGAAGCTCTGGAATCTTTGATAAGTTTAAATGCTCAATATCCATTTGACGGAAATGTAGAGAGTAATGGATATTATTTTTAGATTCCTGTAATAAAATTGTAACTAAAGGGCGAAATTGTACCTGATTGCTCCCTCTATTGTTTGTTTGATAGCTCAGTTGAAGCTTTTCTTTTGGGAAATGATACTGAAACTCTTTATTTCTTATTTGATTTTCTCTAACAAAATCATCTGATTCATCTGGAAAAATTCCTGGAATGTATGCCCGATATTTTCCTTTTTCCTTTATAAGGTAATTCTGAGACCTAAACTTTAAGCCATATTTTGCATAAATTTTTTTAGAAACATTGATATCTTTAAAAATATATTGAACATTAATACTGGATCCATCCAATAATAAGATTTTTTCTATATCAACTCCTGAACCAATACATTTGATTATTATTTTTCCTGGATACTCTTCACT
This window of the Lactococcus garvieae subsp. garvieae genome carries:
- a CDS encoding aminomethyltransferase family protein, whose translation is MDNKNYTDFRKNKSWKTFDGNIFEITGDRAEEILEYYIPKILEFIDIDTSGYSFILNEDGQVFDEVFFYKLEDKYLLFSEGDLLSLFTNSEGFEIKEISQEKTLIQIEGKNSGEIAQHFYNYDISTLNFRAIILSQFENSEIILSRFGFSGEFGYQFLINSDNLEEFIKIHLKGVKQFDKELEDYVKFEVNHPLSNIFKSRNNLFELGYSWNLDFTKEDFRGKKALLNKIDNSTMQSIAFSSANKVCENDIVYFDKQQIGKIHYVKENIDGKADRNYIGLLFVDSYYAHSGIHLCTENGTELTTLSNPYVIPESW
- a CDS encoding glycosyltransferase; protein product: MKKFLFAPFMMNLGESQRMSQIADYFFKSGYEIHILGEVYYSFLFKNSKYIFHSLKEDKNIYDKTRYRKFFSFDTDFNFLSDEEISVICNAERAFLQKNIFDAVFTGYRLSIVISCKIEKIPLVWILSGAIQIDEIVDNIQGVIPYHKKTKYQTEKVKNTLKKLINNYSKNVETWNRYLKNHNSETMKNALELFTGDLNLISDYSKFYDIKKSSLKVVGPIIFKPNKKIEKLPILKVQRKKVLLSFGTSSDPNWVQKFVEKLPNDFPYILTTFGEKYNFKDKDVEFVNLIDFKNLKDKIHFAIIHGGQGTVYAMAEQGIPFIGVPMFNEQMWNIKKFSKLGACAFLNKESNLEEIQSSVFNFYKSLQSYANSIEEIRYEIVRESSRSLNNILIEVESFLNERN
- a CDS encoding beta-ketoacyl-[acyl-carrier-protein] synthase family protein, with translation MKTNINITGVGVISSLGFNLEEHKRNLFSKKHTINRKRFTNGKHELQAFVGQVSNISDIPEKYQKQSKNFKMAFSAFDEAIQSANFNKDIKHTRIAICLGTSLGGKIPGQAAFYQFKKGNYTIPKHVFEERQLHNIADQLIQHYGFNDASYYVISTACSASNNAVILGMQLLQDNKCDIAICGGCDELSDISLAGFSSLGAINKESACQPYSTGKGISLGEGAGFVVLERDRPRGFGKILAGSITSDGYHITAPKSTGEGAIRVAENISFQSVVPLNKIDYINGHGTGTKANDNMEKSMFDKIFPESTKISSTKGSTGHALGAAGILEIINCILAIQENKIPATKVDFQENSNRFVMRDSIEKEIDYALNLSFAFGGNNSGILLARDTVSEETYKVQESVQPNVLSFASTIENSSDKKEMYEIITADFSKIEGLRYIDKTKSSRLNPAQFRKMDRFSKMIANTVAVAIDRSGLNIKKIDSSKIGILFSTTTGPIEVVEDIENQIQRDGYNKVSAAKFPFTVMNAAAGMLSILFGIKGPVSVISSNVGFIDGEIYSRELMKNEGLEYIVLVSATQWTDLSLLAWETLGYDGDTFVAADYCQAMILSSHDEANTHKIICSEQIKYDNKSNSPKYIGNKIISAIKDKITDIGLELGDIREVVWNGNKKTSAVEYEIFESLDSLLNINVCKYDLGFSSDGAGEEIPFLLNDSSFSPGYYIILSYSHFGGVSFMIIRK